In the genome of Pyrobaculum islandicum DSM 4184, the window CTAACCTCGGCGATAGGGGCCAAAACGCGCCGATAAAACGTAGAGTATTAGATGTGACGGGTTCCGTAAAGTCGCCACCTGGCGGACTTACTGAGGCCGCAATAGTAAGCGAGCCTATACGCTCTTTGCTTCCCATGAGCACTACGCGGCCTGCGCGTTCGTAAAATTCTGCGAGTCTTGTCGGCAAATACGCTGGGTATCCCTCTTCTGATGGCATCTCGCCGATACGTAAGGCTACTTCGCGCATAGCCTCTGCCCAACGTGATGTAGAATCTGCAAGTACTAATACGTCATAGCCTTGATCGCGGAAATACTCGCCAATAGTTGTACCCATATACACTGAGGCTTCTCTAGCAGCTACAGGCATGTTTGATGTGTTGACGATAATTGTAGTTCTCTCAAGTAGTGGTCTTCCTGTGTTCGGGTCTTTTAACTTAAGCAGTCCCTGTAAGGCATCAGCTGCCTCATTACCGCGTTCGCCGCATAAGACCGGTATTATAATTCTACTCTGTGCATACATAGACAATGTGCGTATGGCAACGGTTTTGCCGGACCCAAAGGGACCGGGGATAGCGGCTGTGCCCCCTTTAGCTATGGGAAACATAGTATCTATTGTGCGAACTCCTGTTATTAACGGCTCTACAGGCGGCAACTTCTCTCTAAATGGCCGCGGTCTACGTACTGGCCATTTGTGCCACATTTTGACTTCAATTACGCCGCGTTTAGTCTTAATCCTGGCAATTACATCATCAACCTTATATTTTCCATCTGCTATCCATTCAACAGTGCCTGGGACATATTCCGGTAAAGGTGGGTATAAAATGTAATGGGTTATAAGTTCTGTCTCTTTTACAGAACCAAGTACATCGCCTGGATAAACCTCCTCTCCTGGTTTGACGTTTGGCTTAAAGTCAAATTCAGCTTTTAAATCCAGTGGTGGCGCTTGGTCGTAACCTACGCCGCGGGCAATAAATGGACTTTTAGAAATCTCCTCTATGTTTTTCAAAGGTCTTTGCACTCCATCATATATCTTGCCCATTATTGTAGGGCCTAGCCATGCGCTAAGAGGTTCGCCTGTTCTTACAACGGGCTCTCCAGGTTTTAAACCAGTGGTATCCTCATATACTTGAATAAAGGCTTTATCTCCCTGTACTCTAACTACTTCTCCAAACAGCTTGATTTCGCCAACAAATACAAGTTCGTATAGTCTCGCACCTGGAAGGTCGGCTTTAACAACGGGTCCTGAAATATATTCTATTTTACCGCTCATGTGTTTCTAAATATATGAGGTGTTTTAATTCTTCAAGTTTGTTAGAGAGTAGAGTCTCTAGAGAGTAGTCTACTGTAATTGAGCCGTCCCTTGTCATTACTATCACGCCGCCTTTTATGTCTTTTTCTATCACAAAGCCTGTAATTCCGAGATTTTTCGCAAGTGTTTCAACTACTCCTCTGTCCTTGGGCGATGCATAAATTATGACGTCTTTAGTTTGAGTGTAATTTATAGCGCTTTCTATAAGAAAGCGCAGGAATTTTACATATCTCTCGCTACCTCTTAACTTATCTACTTCGTTATATATTGTCTCTATAAAATCATTTAATATCTGTTCATAGGTTTCTACTATTTTTCTTCTTGCCTCTATAATCGCGCTGTAAAGAATACGTTCACGCTCTAGGGCTACTTCACTCTCTATGTTTGTTATCTGCGTAGAGTATTTGTTTAAGACCGCAGTAGCTTCTTTTCTAATTCTAGTCTCTATATCTATAAGAAGATTTGACTTAAGTTCTTCAAGTTCACGAATTTTTGAATTGATTAGGTCTTCAAATAATGACATGAAAATTCTTTTCAGAACGTTTTATAAATTATCCGCCGAGTACTTGCCTTACTATTTGCAAATAGTTAACCTCGCGCTCCATTCCCTCTTCCACGCTGGGAACCTCTACTAGAAGCTTACGTGGGTTTCTCATTCTAATTTCGTCAAGCTCCTTCCGTATAGCTTTCGCTATTTTCGAAGTTATAAAAATTACATCGTATGTATCCAAGCGTTCTTTTATAAACTTTAATGCCTCCTCTGGACTTTCAATAGTTTTGCCCTCAAACCCCATGAGCTTAAAGAGAGCTACTGTAGTCCTATCGCCTATTACTATATGCATAAAAGAGACATTTCCCCGATTTATAACAATATCACATCACCAAGGTTCCTTTTTTAAACGGAGGTAATACGCAATGTAGTTTGTAATCCTATGTATAAGAGGCGTTATGATAACTGCAGCGATTATATACTCTACAGATATGTCTTTATAAAGGGTGTATACGGCTAGCGAAGTTAGAAGAAAATCAAGCTGATCTAACGGAAAGGCGGGGTAGCCTCTTGGCATACAAAGACGTCGTTTTATAAACGCGCCAAATAAATCGCCAAGAAGAGCTGCAATTGACAGAACAAAGGCGTCCAGAAGAGAGAGGTGTTTGTACAAGAGGTTTGGCGCATATCCTATAAACGTACCTGTGGAAAGACCTATCAGAAACCCCTCGTAAGTCTTCCCATCGCCAAAGATACGTCTACCATCTACAAAAGTTTTGCCAAAATCTATGGGATGTCTTATTTTGAACTTATTTGCTAAAACTGCTGAGCCGTTTGCAACATAAGGTGGCCATATTAAGAGAAAAAAATATAGTAAGTCCATTATTCGTGTGTTTTCATTATATGTATTAGCAGGGACTTCAGAGAAACAAAGCTTTTTCCACAGACACCACAGATATAAAAGGCCTCCCTCTTTACCGCAAAATGTTTCCTAACGTGTTCTCTATATTCCTGGCTTTTAACTTTGGAATTACAAATGGGACACGCCATATCACTGCCGCTCTTCTTTCCATGCCCCATGTAGTGAGATACAACCGCTCTCCAACTTACCTCTTTTCCACATATACTGCACTTTACTGTAGTTACAGGTTTCGCATATCCCTGTCCAACATAAGCGAAACATAACTCGGATTCCATAGTTTCGAGAGAAGAAACCGTTTTATAAAAACTCAAACTTAGCAATGTGTACAGGGGCGTGGCGCTTGTGGACTGGAAGACAGGGTTACTAGCCTATGTCGAGGCAGATGGCAAAGCGGTTGAAGAATTTAGAAAAATCCTAGATTTATGTGGCGGGAGAGTAGAGCCAAGGACTTTGCCATGTCTATCATCGCTAGCATCGAGACTAGGGGTAAAGTCGGTGCTCTACATAACAGATATCTACGGAATCGCTAATTTACTTGCGTTTGAGAGACAGGCCCCACGAGCCGGGATTTTAAAAAAGGCGTGGGCGTATCTAGATCGCCTGATTTGTCAAAATGGTGAGGTGGAGTGCGGTGAAGAAGTCGAGCTTTCTTGTTGTAAACCTTGCGGCTTTGTATGTCTACTAGCTGAGGTACTTGGCGTTGCGCGTGTGGGAATTAAAGCGGACATAAGAAGAGAGCTTCGTGACAAACTTTAGGTATATGTTAGCACTTCCTTCCTCGACTTAGCTCTTGTTTGTCTAAGAATTTCTTTGTATTGTTCAATATCTTCTTCGATCTTATCTATCCTTTTTTCAACATAACTTATGAAGTAGTTTATTAGGAATTTCACTAGGGCGTACTGCGGTCCCTTTAGATAGAATTTGTTTACAATGTCTTTAGCCCAGAAGATAGAATGCCTAGCGACTACCTTTAGCAAGTCAATGTGTTCGGGGTATAGATTAACCTTGTCTAACCAACCCGTCTTTTCGCTTTTCACATGGCTCATTGGGACGTAAAATAATGACACAATAAGGCTTCTGTAGGGCTTGAGCTTTTCGACAAGCTCTATAGTTTCTATAACATCGTCTGGTTGTTCGTCGGGAAGTCCTACAATGAGCGTTATAGCGGGTATAAGTCTAATTTCGTGCATTATAGCCGCAGCCTCTGTCACAATTTCATGCCACTGGCTGATTTTATAAGGCGCTGCTTTACCTGGCATTATCTTTTGTGCTAGACGGACAGAGCCTGTTTCAAGACCTATCTGCGCCCCCCACCAGTCTTGATGTTCATCTATTATTATCTCTGAGAGTTTTGTAAAGAGTCTTCCCATTTTTTTCTCGCCATGGTACACTGCTACAAATGTAGAATGGCTCCATCCCACCTTCCGGTAGTACCGTTTTGCAAGCTTATGTAACGCAATCAACCTTTCTGGATTTGGCTCAACTCCGGCAGAGCCATAAAGCGGCACTTCGTCTGCATGTAATATACCATCTACTACACCGGCTTTAGCATTTACCTTTAGCTCCTCCTCTATTTTATCCAGGGGGTACCATCTCAACGCTCTTAGTGTCACTGGACAAAAGGCACAGCCTCTTGGACAGCCGCGGCCTATTTCAACAAGCCCATTTATACTTGGGTACTTTATCGTAGATATTTCTGATAGGTCGGGAGCTTCATGCACACCCACATAGATATACTTTGGCAGTGGCCTATCTTCCAACGCGTTTTTCACAAGGTCCACTATCAGCTTTTCTCCCTCCCCATCAAATATTGTATCTATCCCCCATCTCTCAACTAGCTCCGGAAAGTAAAGCCATTGCCACGCGGCGGGGCCTCCGGCGATTACTTTTAACTTATTTTTCGTCTTCGCTTCTCTTACAAGTGGAGATATCTTCTCCATAAATCTTTTGAAAAACATGGCGTTCATGGGCTCTTTCCCTACTATTACACTCCAGGTACTACTAGGCGGATTTAATCCAAAGTAGTCATGGTGGCTTAACATCAAAACCTTGGCATATGGGATGTATCTATGTACATAATCTGGATCTATTACAGCGGCGTTTATACCCTCGTCTAACAACTTTGCCTCTATCTTTCTCATGCCGTAAGGCGCCTCTAGCGGTCTACCCCACCTATCTACTTTTACCTTAGGCGCAAAGAGAAACGCGTGAAATCTTTCAGATAGGCCAAAGGGGAGTTCTACAAAAACAGGCCCCGTGGTGCCAAAGCCGAGGAACTCCTTTCTGTGGTAGTTTGACATCATCGAACGATCTGTGGTCAAGATCACGTCAAATTTGAGAGATGGCATACAATTACCTCGGCTTTCTATTTATAAGCATTATAGAAGCATGTAGTAGTGGAGTTCATAACTCTCACCGATGTAGATAAGAATACAATTGAGATGATAAAGGGCGCTATAGAGTCGCTCGGACATACGCC includes:
- a CDS encoding V-type ATP synthase subunit E; the protein is MSLFEDLINSKIRELEELKSNLLIDIETRIRKEATAVLNKYSTQITNIESEVALERERILYSAIIEARRKIVETYEQILNDFIETIYNEVDKLRGSERYVKFLRFLIESAINYTQTKDVIIYASPKDRGVVETLAKNLGITGFVIEKDIKGGVIVMTRDGSITVDYSLETLLSNKLEELKHLIYLETHER
- a CDS encoding C2H2-type zinc finger protein, with protein sequence MESELCFAYVGQGYAKPVTTVKCSICGKEVSWRAVVSHYMGHGKKSGSDMACPICNSKVKSQEYREHVRKHFAVKREAFYICGVCGKSFVSLKSLLIHIMKTHE
- a CDS encoding V-type ATP synthase subunit A — encoded protein: MSGKIEYISGPVVKADLPGARLYELVFVGEIKLFGEVVRVQGDKAFIQVYEDTTGLKPGEPVVRTGEPLSAWLGPTIMGKIYDGVQRPLKNIEEISKSPFIARGVGYDQAPPLDLKAEFDFKPNVKPGEEVYPGDVLGSVKETELITHYILYPPLPEYVPGTVEWIADGKYKVDDVIARIKTKRGVIEVKMWHKWPVRRPRPFREKLPPVEPLITGVRTIDTMFPIAKGGTAAIPGPFGSGKTVAIRTLSMYAQSRIIIPVLCGERGNEAADALQGLLKLKDPNTGRPLLERTTIIVNTSNMPVAAREASVYMGTTIGEYFRDQGYDVLVLADSTSRWAEAMREVALRIGEMPSEEGYPAYLPTRLAEFYERAGRVVLMGSKERIGSLTIAASVSPPGGDFTEPVTSNTLRFIGAFWPLSPRLAYSRHYPAIDWLLAFSRYVDTVEVWWSKNISPDWRKIRDTLQSILVKEAELQEIVRILGTEALSEYEKHILNVAYMIREGFLKQDAYNPVDTPSSPIKQYLLMKAIYAYYEEGLKAIEAGIPASVLRELETVKRLPRLRMEITNDVAKEELTKFIEMLISEIRTTISKRQ
- a CDS encoding V-type ATP synthase subunit F, producing MHIVIGDRTTVALFKLMGFEGKTIESPEEALKFIKERLDTYDVIFITSKIAKAIRKELDEIRMRNPRKLLVEVPSVEEGMEREVNYLQIVRQVLGG
- a CDS encoding B12-binding domain-containing radical SAM protein; amino-acid sequence: MPSLKFDVILTTDRSMMSNYHRKEFLGFGTTGPVFVELPFGLSERFHAFLFAPKVKVDRWGRPLEAPYGMRKIEAKLLDEGINAAVIDPDYVHRYIPYAKVLMLSHHDYFGLNPPSSTWSVIVGKEPMNAMFFKRFMEKISPLVREAKTKNKLKVIAGGPAAWQWLYFPELVERWGIDTIFDGEGEKLIVDLVKNALEDRPLPKYIYVGVHEAPDLSEISTIKYPSINGLVEIGRGCPRGCAFCPVTLRALRWYPLDKIEEELKVNAKAGVVDGILHADEVPLYGSAGVEPNPERLIALHKLAKRYYRKVGWSHSTFVAVYHGEKKMGRLFTKLSEIIIDEHQDWWGAQIGLETGSVRLAQKIMPGKAAPYKISQWHEIVTEAAAIMHEIRLIPAITLIVGLPDEQPDDVIETIELVEKLKPYRSLIVSLFYVPMSHVKSEKTGWLDKVNLYPEHIDLLKVVARHSIFWAKDIVNKFYLKGPQYALVKFLINYFISYVEKRIDKIEEDIEQYKEILRQTRAKSRKEVLTYT
- a CDS encoding CDP-2,3-bis-(O-geranylgeranyl)-sn-glycerol synthase; this encodes MDLLYFFLLIWPPYVANGSAVLANKFKIRHPIDFGKTFVDGRRIFGDGKTYEGFLIGLSTGTFIGYAPNLLYKHLSLLDAFVLSIAALLGDLFGAFIKRRLCMPRGYPAFPLDQLDFLLTSLAVYTLYKDISVEYIIAAVIITPLIHRITNYIAYYLRLKKEPW